The Bos taurus isolate L1 Dominette 01449 registration number 42190680 breed Hereford chromosome 18, ARS-UCD2.0, whole genome shotgun sequence genome has a window encoding:
- the LOC614923 gene encoding sialic acid-binding Ig-like lectin 14 isoform X1, translated as MVPLLLLPLLWGGSLQELPGFELRVQESVTVEACMYLRVSCSFSYQWYPWYPSMEPIIYWFREGDGPHSDPVATNDPNRRQKPETQGRFRLVGDPGINDCSLSIKEARLSDSGIYYFRVERGPNVKYNYRDKKLNLQVTAEKPDIQFLEPLESGHPTKLTCSLSLPCDERHPLLFSWAGDTLDEMDPGTLHSSELTLTPRPQDHGTNLTCLVTLQGTQVTLERTVRLNVSYAPQLVITRLSQESFTDLNGTSLPILEGQFLRLVCVADSNPPATLSWLWEGKALSPSHRSAPGVLEIPRVGVRDGGEVTCRAQHPLGSQQVSFSLSVQKSPPPCSCETEEPQGSWPLVLTLIRGALMGAGFLLTYGLTWTYYTRCGGH; from the exons ATGgtgcccttgctgctgctgcccctGCTGTGGGGGG GGTCCCTGCAGGAGCTTCCGGGGTTTGAGCTCCGAGTGCAGGAATCGGTGACGGTGGAGGCTTGCATGTACCTTCGCGTGTCCTGCTCCTTCTCCTACCAATGGTATCCCTGGTATCCCTCTATGGAACCCATCATCTATTGGTTCCGGGAAGGGGACGGCCCACACAGTGATCCTGTGGCCACCAACGACCCAAACAGAAGACAGAAGCCAGAGACCCAGGGCCGATTCCGCCTCGTCGGGGACCCCGGAATCAACGACTGCTCCCTGAGCATCAAAGAGGCCAGGCTGAGCGACTCAGGAATCTACTACTTCCGAGTGGAGAGAGGACCTAATGTGAAATACAATTACAGAGATAAGAAGCTGAATTTGCAGGTGACAG CAGAGAAACCCGACATCCAGTTTCTGGAGCCTCTGGAGTCTGGGCACCCCACAAAGCTGACCTGCAGCCTGTCGCTACCTTGTGATGAGCGACACCCTCTCCTGTTCTCCTGGGCGGGAGACacccttgacgagatggacccaGGGACCCTCCACTCCTCGGAGCTCACCCTCACCCCAAGGCCCCAGGACCACGGCACCAACCTCACCTGTCTGGTGACACTCCAGGGAACGCAGGTGACCCTGGAGAGAACCGTCCGGCTCAACGTCTCCT ATGCTCCACAGTTGGTGATCACGAGACTATCTCAGGAAAGCTTTACAG ATCTGAATGGCACGTCACTGCCCATCCTGGAGGGCCAGTTCCTGCGCCTGGTCTGTGTGGCCGACAGCAACCCCCCTGCCACGCTGAGCTGGCTCTGGGAGGGAAAAGCCCTGAGTCCCTCCCACCGCTCAGCCCCCGGGGTCCTGGAGATACCCCGTGTCGGGGTCAGAGATGGAGGAGAAGTCACCTGCCGAGCTCAGCACCCACTGGGCTCCCAGCAAGTTTCCTTCAGCCTCTCTGTGCAGA aaaGCCCCCCTCCCTGCAGCTGTGAGACTGAGGAGCCGCAGGGCTCCTGGCCCCTGGTCCTCACCCTGATCAGAGGGGCCCTCATGGGGGCTGGCTTCCTCCTCACCTATGGCCTCACCTGGACCTACTACACCAG GTGTGGTGGCCACTAG
- the LOC512863 gene encoding sialic acid-binding Ig-like lectin 14 isoform X1, translating into MVPLLLLLPLLWGESLQENPGYRLRVQESLTVQAGLGVLVPCNFSYPWSSWYSSMEPFIYWFREGDGPHSDPVATNNPKRRVKMETRGRFRLLRDSSDNDCSLSIRDARMSDTGVYYFRVERDDVKYSYRDKKLNLQVTAPPWKPYILFLEPLEAGRPTKLTCTLSLASGEGHPLLFSWVGEAVDIMNPDALHSSELTLTPRPQDHGTNLTCRVTLQGSQVTLETTVRLNVSYAPRLVTMRISQESLTDLNGTSLPILEGQFLRLVCVADSNPPATLSWLWKGKALSPSHRSAPGVLEIPRVGVGDGGEVTCRAQHPLGSQQVSFSLSVQKSPPPCSCETEEQQGSWPLVLTLIRGALMGAGFLLTYGLTWIYYTSLTFAGHQPL; encoded by the exons ATGGTGcccctgctgctcctgctgccccTGCTGTGGGGGG AATCCCTGCAGGAGAATCCAGGGTACAGGCTCCGAGTGCAGGAATCCCTGACCGTGCAGGCAGGCCTGGGCGTCCTCGTGCCCTGCAACTTCTCCTACCCTTGGAGCTCCTGGTATTCCTCTATGGAACCCTTCATCTATTGGTTCCGGGAAGGGGATGGCCCACACAGTGATCCTGTGGCCACCAACAACCCGAAGAGGCGAGTGAAGATGGAGACCCGGGGCCGATTCCGCCTCCTCAGGGACTCCAGTGACAACGACTGCTCCCTGAGCATCAGAGACGCCAGGATGAGCGACACAGGAGTCTACTATTTCCGGGTGGAAAGAGACGATGTGAAATACAGTTACAGAGATAAGAAGCTGAATTTGCAGGTGACAG cCCCACCATGGAAACCCTACATCTTGTTTCTGGAACCTCTGGAGGCTGGTCGCCCCACAAAGCTGACCTGCACCCTGTCACTAGCATCTGGTGAGGGACACCCTCTCCTGTTCTCCTGGGTGGGGGAGGCAGTTGACATCATGAACCCAGACGCCCTCCACTCCTCAGAGCTCACCCTCACCCCAAGGCCCCAGGACCACGGCACCAACCTCACCTGTCGGGTGACACTCCAAGGATCTCAGGTGACCCTGGAGACAACCGTCCGGCTCAACGTCTCCT ATGCTCCACGGTTGGTGACCATGAGAATATCTCAGGAAAGCTTGACAG ATCTGAATGGCACGTCACTGCCCATCCTGGAGGGCCAGTTCCTGCGCCTGGTCTGTGTGGCCGACAGCAACCCCCCTGCCACGCTGAGCTGGCTCTGGAAGGGAAAAGCCCTGAGTCCCTCCCACCGCTCAGCCCCCGGGGTCCTGGAGATACCCCGTGTCGGGGTCGGAGATGGAGGAGAAGTCACCTGCCGAGCTCAGCACCCACTGGGCTCCCAGCAAGTTTCCTTCAGCCTCTCTGTGCAGA aaaGCCCCCCTCCCTGCAGCTGTGAGACTGAGGAGCAGCAGGGCTCCTGGCCCCTGGTCCTCACCCTGATCAGAGGGGCCCTCATGGGGGCTGGCTTCCTCCTCACCTATGGCCTCACCTGGATCTACTACACCAG
- the LOC512863 gene encoding sialic acid-binding Ig-like lectin 14 isoform X3: MVPLLLLLPLLWGESLQENPGYRLRVQESLTVQAGLGVLVPCNFSYPWSSWYSSMEPFIYWFREGDGPHSDPVATNNPKRRVKMETRGRFRLLRDSSDNDCSLSIRDARMSDTGVYYFRVERDDVKYSYRDKKLNLQVTELTLTPRPQDHGTNLTCRVTLQGSQVTLETTVRLNVSYAPRLVTMRISQESLTDLNGTSLPILEGQFLRLVCVADSNPPATLSWLWKGKALSPSHRSAPGVLEIPRVGVGDGGEVTCRAQHPLGSQQVSFSLSVQKSPPPCSCETEEQQGSWPLVLTLIRGALMGAGFLLTYGLTWIYYTSLTFAGHQPL; the protein is encoded by the exons ATGGTGcccctgctgctcctgctgccccTGCTGTGGGGGG AATCCCTGCAGGAGAATCCAGGGTACAGGCTCCGAGTGCAGGAATCCCTGACCGTGCAGGCAGGCCTGGGCGTCCTCGTGCCCTGCAACTTCTCCTACCCTTGGAGCTCCTGGTATTCCTCTATGGAACCCTTCATCTATTGGTTCCGGGAAGGGGATGGCCCACACAGTGATCCTGTGGCCACCAACAACCCGAAGAGGCGAGTGAAGATGGAGACCCGGGGCCGATTCCGCCTCCTCAGGGACTCCAGTGACAACGACTGCTCCCTGAGCATCAGAGACGCCAGGATGAGCGACACAGGAGTCTACTATTTCCGGGTGGAAAGAGACGATGTGAAATACAGTTACAGAGATAAGAAGCTGAATTTGCAGGTGACAG AGCTCACCCTCACCCCAAGGCCCCAGGACCACGGCACCAACCTCACCTGTCGGGTGACACTCCAAGGATCTCAGGTGACCCTGGAGACAACCGTCCGGCTCAACGTCTCCT ATGCTCCACGGTTGGTGACCATGAGAATATCTCAGGAAAGCTTGACAG ATCTGAATGGCACGTCACTGCCCATCCTGGAGGGCCAGTTCCTGCGCCTGGTCTGTGTGGCCGACAGCAACCCCCCTGCCACGCTGAGCTGGCTCTGGAAGGGAAAAGCCCTGAGTCCCTCCCACCGCTCAGCCCCCGGGGTCCTGGAGATACCCCGTGTCGGGGTCGGAGATGGAGGAGAAGTCACCTGCCGAGCTCAGCACCCACTGGGCTCCCAGCAAGTTTCCTTCAGCCTCTCTGTGCAGA aaaGCCCCCCTCCCTGCAGCTGTGAGACTGAGGAGCAGCAGGGCTCCTGGCCCCTGGTCCTCACCCTGATCAGAGGGGCCCTCATGGGGGCTGGCTTCCTCCTCACCTATGGCCTCACCTGGATCTACTACACCAG
- the LOC614923 gene encoding sialic acid-binding Ig-like lectin 14 isoform X2, which produces MVPLLLLPLLWGGSLQELPGFELRVQESVTVEACMYLRVSCSFSYQWYPWYPSMEPIIYWFREGDGPHSDPVATNDPNRRQKPETQGRFRLVGDPGINDCSLSIKEARLSDSGIYYFRVERGPNVKYNYRDKKLNLQVTAEKPDIQFLEPLESGHPTKLTCSLSLPCDERHPLLFSWAGDTLDEMDPGTLHSSELTLTPRPQDHGTNLTCLVTLQGTQVTLERTVRLNVSYAPQLVITRLSQESFTDLNGTSLPILEGQFLRLVCVADSNPPATLSWLWEGKALSPSHRSAPGVLEIPRVGVRDGGEVTCRAQHPLGSQQVSFSLSVQKSPPPCSCETEEPQGSWPLVLTLIRGALMGAGFLLTYGLTWTYYTR; this is translated from the exons ATGgtgcccttgctgctgctgcccctGCTGTGGGGGG GGTCCCTGCAGGAGCTTCCGGGGTTTGAGCTCCGAGTGCAGGAATCGGTGACGGTGGAGGCTTGCATGTACCTTCGCGTGTCCTGCTCCTTCTCCTACCAATGGTATCCCTGGTATCCCTCTATGGAACCCATCATCTATTGGTTCCGGGAAGGGGACGGCCCACACAGTGATCCTGTGGCCACCAACGACCCAAACAGAAGACAGAAGCCAGAGACCCAGGGCCGATTCCGCCTCGTCGGGGACCCCGGAATCAACGACTGCTCCCTGAGCATCAAAGAGGCCAGGCTGAGCGACTCAGGAATCTACTACTTCCGAGTGGAGAGAGGACCTAATGTGAAATACAATTACAGAGATAAGAAGCTGAATTTGCAGGTGACAG CAGAGAAACCCGACATCCAGTTTCTGGAGCCTCTGGAGTCTGGGCACCCCACAAAGCTGACCTGCAGCCTGTCGCTACCTTGTGATGAGCGACACCCTCTCCTGTTCTCCTGGGCGGGAGACacccttgacgagatggacccaGGGACCCTCCACTCCTCGGAGCTCACCCTCACCCCAAGGCCCCAGGACCACGGCACCAACCTCACCTGTCTGGTGACACTCCAGGGAACGCAGGTGACCCTGGAGAGAACCGTCCGGCTCAACGTCTCCT ATGCTCCACAGTTGGTGATCACGAGACTATCTCAGGAAAGCTTTACAG ATCTGAATGGCACGTCACTGCCCATCCTGGAGGGCCAGTTCCTGCGCCTGGTCTGTGTGGCCGACAGCAACCCCCCTGCCACGCTGAGCTGGCTCTGGGAGGGAAAAGCCCTGAGTCCCTCCCACCGCTCAGCCCCCGGGGTCCTGGAGATACCCCGTGTCGGGGTCAGAGATGGAGGAGAAGTCACCTGCCGAGCTCAGCACCCACTGGGCTCCCAGCAAGTTTCCTTCAGCCTCTCTGTGCAGA aaaGCCCCCCTCCCTGCAGCTGTGAGACTGAGGAGCCGCAGGGCTCCTGGCCCCTGGTCCTCACCCTGATCAGAGGGGCCCTCATGGGGGCTGGCTTCCTCCTCACCTATGGCCTCACCTGGACCTACTACACCAGGTGA
- the LOC614923 gene encoding sialic acid-binding Ig-like lectin 14 isoform X3, with product MYLRVSCSFSYQWYPWYPSMEPIIYWFREGDGPHSDPVATNDPNRRQKPETQGRFRLVGDPGINDCSLSIKEARLSDSGIYYFRVERGPNVKYNYRDKKLNLQVTAEKPDIQFLEPLESGHPTKLTCSLSLPCDERHPLLFSWAGDTLDEMDPGTLHSSELTLTPRPQDHGTNLTCLVTLQGTQVTLERTVRLNVSYAPQLVITRLSQESFTDLNGTSLPILEGQFLRLVCVADSNPPATLSWLWEGKALSPSHRSAPGVLEIPRVGVRDGGEVTCRAQHPLGSQQVSFSLSVQKSPPPCSCETEEPQGSWPLVLTLIRGALMGAGFLLTYGLTWTYYTRCGGH from the exons ATGTACCTTCGCGTGTCCTGCTCCTTCTCCTACCAATGGTATCCCTGGTATCCCTCTATGGAACCCATCATCTATTGGTTCCGGGAAGGGGACGGCCCACACAGTGATCCTGTGGCCACCAACGACCCAAACAGAAGACAGAAGCCAGAGACCCAGGGCCGATTCCGCCTCGTCGGGGACCCCGGAATCAACGACTGCTCCCTGAGCATCAAAGAGGCCAGGCTGAGCGACTCAGGAATCTACTACTTCCGAGTGGAGAGAGGACCTAATGTGAAATACAATTACAGAGATAAGAAGCTGAATTTGCAGGTGACAG CAGAGAAACCCGACATCCAGTTTCTGGAGCCTCTGGAGTCTGGGCACCCCACAAAGCTGACCTGCAGCCTGTCGCTACCTTGTGATGAGCGACACCCTCTCCTGTTCTCCTGGGCGGGAGACacccttgacgagatggacccaGGGACCCTCCACTCCTCGGAGCTCACCCTCACCCCAAGGCCCCAGGACCACGGCACCAACCTCACCTGTCTGGTGACACTCCAGGGAACGCAGGTGACCCTGGAGAGAACCGTCCGGCTCAACGTCTCCT ATGCTCCACAGTTGGTGATCACGAGACTATCTCAGGAAAGCTTTACAG ATCTGAATGGCACGTCACTGCCCATCCTGGAGGGCCAGTTCCTGCGCCTGGTCTGTGTGGCCGACAGCAACCCCCCTGCCACGCTGAGCTGGCTCTGGGAGGGAAAAGCCCTGAGTCCCTCCCACCGCTCAGCCCCCGGGGTCCTGGAGATACCCCGTGTCGGGGTCAGAGATGGAGGAGAAGTCACCTGCCGAGCTCAGCACCCACTGGGCTCCCAGCAAGTTTCCTTCAGCCTCTCTGTGCAGA aaaGCCCCCCTCCCTGCAGCTGTGAGACTGAGGAGCCGCAGGGCTCCTGGCCCCTGGTCCTCACCCTGATCAGAGGGGCCCTCATGGGGGCTGGCTTCCTCCTCACCTATGGCCTCACCTGGACCTACTACACCAG GTGTGGTGGCCACTAG
- the LOC512863 gene encoding sialic acid-binding Ig-like lectin 14 isoform X2: MVPLLLLLPLLWGESLQENPGYRLRVQESLTVQAGLGVLVPCNFSYPWSSWYSSMEPFIYWFREGDGPHSDPVATNNPKRRVKMETRGRFRLLRDSSDNDCSLSIRDARMSDTGVYYFRVERDDVKYSYRDKKLNLQVTAPPWKPYILFLEPLEAGRPTKLTCTLSLASGEGHPLLFSWVGEAVDIMNPDALHSSELTLTPRPQDHGTNLTCRVTLQGSQVTLETTVRLNVSYAPRLVTMRISQESLTDLNGTSLPILEGQFLRLVCVADSNPPATLSWLWKGKALSPSHRSAPGVLEIPRVGVGDGGEVTCRAQHPLGSQQVSFSLSVQKSPPPCSCETEEQQGSWPLVLTLIRGALMGAGFLLTYGLTWIYYTRCGGH, encoded by the exons ATGGTGcccctgctgctcctgctgccccTGCTGTGGGGGG AATCCCTGCAGGAGAATCCAGGGTACAGGCTCCGAGTGCAGGAATCCCTGACCGTGCAGGCAGGCCTGGGCGTCCTCGTGCCCTGCAACTTCTCCTACCCTTGGAGCTCCTGGTATTCCTCTATGGAACCCTTCATCTATTGGTTCCGGGAAGGGGATGGCCCACACAGTGATCCTGTGGCCACCAACAACCCGAAGAGGCGAGTGAAGATGGAGACCCGGGGCCGATTCCGCCTCCTCAGGGACTCCAGTGACAACGACTGCTCCCTGAGCATCAGAGACGCCAGGATGAGCGACACAGGAGTCTACTATTTCCGGGTGGAAAGAGACGATGTGAAATACAGTTACAGAGATAAGAAGCTGAATTTGCAGGTGACAG cCCCACCATGGAAACCCTACATCTTGTTTCTGGAACCTCTGGAGGCTGGTCGCCCCACAAAGCTGACCTGCACCCTGTCACTAGCATCTGGTGAGGGACACCCTCTCCTGTTCTCCTGGGTGGGGGAGGCAGTTGACATCATGAACCCAGACGCCCTCCACTCCTCAGAGCTCACCCTCACCCCAAGGCCCCAGGACCACGGCACCAACCTCACCTGTCGGGTGACACTCCAAGGATCTCAGGTGACCCTGGAGACAACCGTCCGGCTCAACGTCTCCT ATGCTCCACGGTTGGTGACCATGAGAATATCTCAGGAAAGCTTGACAG ATCTGAATGGCACGTCACTGCCCATCCTGGAGGGCCAGTTCCTGCGCCTGGTCTGTGTGGCCGACAGCAACCCCCCTGCCACGCTGAGCTGGCTCTGGAAGGGAAAAGCCCTGAGTCCCTCCCACCGCTCAGCCCCCGGGGTCCTGGAGATACCCCGTGTCGGGGTCGGAGATGGAGGAGAAGTCACCTGCCGAGCTCAGCACCCACTGGGCTCCCAGCAAGTTTCCTTCAGCCTCTCTGTGCAGA aaaGCCCCCCTCCCTGCAGCTGTGAGACTGAGGAGCAGCAGGGCTCCTGGCCCCTGGTCCTCACCCTGATCAGAGGGGCCCTCATGGGGGCTGGCTTCCTCCTCACCTATGGCCTCACCTGGATCTACTACACCAG GTGTGGCGGCCACTAG